The following are encoded in a window of Magnolia sinica isolate HGM2019 chromosome 11, MsV1, whole genome shotgun sequence genomic DNA:
- the LOC131218594 gene encoding uncharacterized protein LOC131218594 isoform X3, producing MQGLHHQQQQLAALLSVALPKDDSSSPSEDDDSSRLTALNSLHRAILYPPNSLLVSHSSSFLSQGFSQLLSDKSYSVRRLAAIAYGSLCSVVCSSPLASNGRQNHVITGGLADRFIAWALPFLRDVSAGNGMVELALEGLREFLNVGDASGIERYVLPILKACQELLEDERTSLNLLHQLLGLLTLISLKFGRCFQPHFVDIVDLLLGWALVPDLSESDRRIIMDSFLQFQKHWLSNLQFSLGLLSKFLGNMEVLLQDSSLGTLKQFRRLLALLSCFSTVLQVTASGMLEMNLLEQIREPLTRMLPQLLSCLSMVGKKFGWSKWVRECWGCLVLLAEILCEKLATFYPEAFDILFQCLREDNAVPTGGLGKVPSSQVHGVLKTNLQLLSLQKLGLLPSSVQKLLLFNSPLSQLRLHPNHLVTGTVAATYLFLLQHGCDGVVGQAISSLIAELGLLKGMLEKKWNNGNVQLSNITDNSNGKLSNSQGYSDIELVALVKFDLKILLSCVGSSTGGSMLDQMDVTASRHEGSAKLASFIFEKLNPFEFPIQGCVELQVHVVRTLRKLSEVEYLSKSAMSKNSQKMASADIDFNNGHYFVILEYLRKYSTYIVRALDASSPLTVKLEALEWIRSFCGSIITMNKELNMTNYFSEVREYVSINNTMLFSVLDAASDRELKVRSHVATVLELLLLAGLIHPGKFYSVTEAILERLGDPDSAIKNAFVRLLSIALPITIYECGAFEDEVGSPCRHGGIGSSVNRPCLHWKQVFALKQLPRQLHSQQLVSILTYISQRWKVPLSSWIQRLVFSCHAAKDFVSSQLEETGSLSANGLWMDLKVDGNVLDKVCSVNNLAAAWWAIQEAARHCISVRLRTNLGGPTQTFAALERMLLDVAHVLQLDSEQNEGNLNISSSSAHLLPMRLLLDFVEALKKNVYNAYDGSSVLPCAPRQSSLFFRANKKVCEEWFSRMCEPMMNAGLALQCHAATVNYCMLRLQDFRNLVVSSLKDKSRTQVADNLHNLKTRFAGDVLRILRHMALALCRSHEPEALIGLQKWVAMTFSPLFVEESQLIPGHTGSLGPFSWIIGLVYQARGQYEKAAAHFYHLLQTEEALSSMGSDGVQFAIARIIESYTAVSDWKSLETWLLELQALRAKHAGKSYSGALTTAGNEMNAILALARFDEGDTQAAWGYLDLTPKSSNELALNPKLALQRSEQMLLQAMLGREGKLDKVSEEMGKAKLMLEEALSVIPLDGLTETAAYATQLHCIFAVEEGCRTNIQGDTKQNPSLLSSLRQVVELPFNTVHQDCSSWLKVLRVYRTIMPNSPVTLQLTQKLIGLARKQKNFMMAHRLNQHLKNHLLAEGEYNLLTKNLQYESILLMYAEDKQEDALMNLWSLVKTYMLSPTMIVSGTDKTLKAKACLKLATWLRRGYSSRNFQDVLQKMHSDFTEVKKSGASSLDGDDNLTSNMNCGLILEEVVGMATKISSILCPMMGKSWLSYASWCYSQAQVSLSIPDTALHSCTLSPVLLPELPSDRFRLTEEEISRVEAIILKLFSNSRDLEDANDAGEEHIIWPGSAEHLKNEASVKALVQSAVYLIEAAAGAPAVESSNGEFPSAVLTSQLQMSFLHANAGVEKAGILASISELVDVWWSLRRRRLSLFGHAAHGYLQFLSHLSSRLQGSRGASSHLDFTKQKAGNCTLRASLYVLHILLNYGVELRDTLEPGLATVPLLPWQEITPQLFARLSSHPEQVVRKQLEGLLMMLAKLSPWSIVYPTLVDVNAYEGEPSEELQHIIGCLGKLYPRLIQDVQLVINELGVVTVLWEEQWLSTLQDLHTDVIRRINMLKEEAARIAENSTLSHSEKNKINAAKYSAMMAPIIVALERRLASTSRKPETAHEMWFHEEYGEQLKSAISTFKTPPASASALGDVWRPFGAIAASLAAHQRKSSVSLSDVAPQLAQLPSSDVPMPGLEKQISMLDSAGGPTTDLQGIVTISSFCDQVTILSTKTKPKKLVILGSDGQKYTYLLKGREDLRLDARIMQLLQAINSFLYACTDTRSRSLAIRYYSVTPISGRAGLIRWVDNVISIYSIFKSWQNRVQLAQLSAMGAGNVNNATVPPVPRPSDMFYGKIIPALKEKGIRRVISRRDWPHDVKRKVLLELMKETPKHILHQEIWCSSEGFKAFSSKLKRFSGSVAAMSMVGHILGLGDRHLDNILIDFHSGDVVHIDYNVCFDKGQRLKIPEIVPFRLTQTIETALGLTGIEGMYRANCEAVLGVLRKNKDIILMLLEVFVWDPLVEWTRGDGHDEAVIGGEERKGMELAVSLSLFASRVQEIRVPLQEHHDLLLSTIPAADSALERFSDVLNQYEVVSALFYRADQERSNLLLHETSAKSIVAEVTCNSEKTRTSFEVQAREFAQAKAAAAEKAQEAVIWMEQHGRVLDALRSGSIPEVQACMELSSMEEALSLTSAVVVAGVPLTIVPEPTQAQCHDLDREVSQLITELDGGLSCAITALQAYALALQRVLPLNYITTSPVHGWAQVLQLSVTNLSSDTLDLAGRQAADLIAKAQGNGLDSIRQRYEDLCVNVEKYVTKIEKVEEECSELVSSIGTDTEAKSKDRLLSAFTKYMQSAGYSRKEDDRVKDLKGDVEEKKAKVLSVLYIAAGALYDEVKGKVLDISSKSSGQIGSIPGEDSLSPNIGITFGEFEEQIEKCALVSGFVHELQQLIGVDLAHVGTDMDTIKYPSLGNWASIFQASILSCRILVGQMMEVVLPEIIRSVVSYNSEVMDAFGSLSQIRGSIDTALEQLVEVELERASLAELEQNYFADVGLITERQLAFEEAALKGRDHLSWEEAEELATQEEACRAQLEQLHQTWNQKDMRNSSLAKREANLRNSLTSAERRFSSLISVEQSGDLRVMRSKALLATLAKPFAELDSIDQILSSFVTNDSYASSSFSLADMMTSGYSLSESIWKFASLLNNHSFFIWKIGIVDSFLDSCIHDISSSVDHNLGFDQLYNILKKKLEVQLQERVSQYLQERVAPVLLLRLEKENENLKQLTEATKDFISDEVKRDVGAVKKVQRALEEYCDAHETARAARSAVSLMKRQVSELTETLRKTSLEIVQMEWLHDLSLPYLRKNQAISLNYLGDDKLSPTILNLNRSKLLESIQSAMSTIAKSVECLQACERTSVSAEGQLERAMGWACAGPSTSNSLVKNSGIPPEFHDHLMRRRQLLWATREQASDIIKICTSVMEFEASRDGLFRMPGELSSGRTPGDGRTWQQTYLSALTRLDVTYHSFTRAEQDWKLAQTSMEAAANGLFSATNELHIASVKAKSASGQTLYFLVKHTLQAIFHLLRILM from the exons ATGCAAGGTCTCcatcatcagcagcagcagctcgCAGCGCTCCTGTCCGTCGCCCTCCCCAAAGACGATTCCTCCTCTCCCTCCGAAGACGACGATTCCTCCCGACTCACCGCCCTCAACTCACTCCACCGAGCAATTCTCTATCCTCCTAACTCGCTCCTCGTCTCTCACTCATCCTCCTTCCTCTCCCAGGGTTTCTCTCAGCTCCTCTCCGACAA GTCTTACTCAGTGAGGCGGTTAGCTGCAATTGCATATGGTTCTCTGTGTTCTGTAGTGTGTTCAAGCCCATTGGCATCAAATGGGCGGCAAAACCATGTTATAACAGGGGGTTTGGCTGATCGATTCATTGCTTGGGCTTTGCCCTTCCTTAGAGATGTTAGTGCTGGAAATGGGATGGTTGAATTGGCATTGGAAGGCCTCCGTGAATTTCTTAATGTTGGAGATGCTAGCGGAATTGAACGATATGTTTTGCCTATTCTCAAAGCCTGTCAGGAACTTCTTGAGGATGAGAGAACCTCCTTGAACCTGCTCCATCAACTTCTGGGTCTCTTGACTTTAATCTCTTTGAAGTTTGGTCGGTGCTTTCAGCCCCATTTCGTCGACATTGTAGACCTGCTTCTCGGATGGGCATTAGTACCAGACCTTTCGGAATCAGATAGACGCATTATAATGGATAGTTTCTTGCAGTTCCAGAAGCACTGGTTGAGTAACTTGCAGTTTTCACTGGGATTGCTGTCAAAATTTTTAGGCAACATGGAAGTTCTACTTCAGGACAGCAGTTTGGGGACCCTGAAACAGTTCCGGAGATTGCTGGCTCTGCTGTCTTGTTTCTCTACAGTTTTGCAGGTCACTGCTTCTGGTATGCTAGAAATGAATCTACTAGAGCAAATCCGAGAACCCCTTACCAGGATGCTTCCTCAGTTGTTGTCATGCCTCTCTATGGTTGGCAAGAAATTTGGGTGGTCAAAATGGGTAAGAGAATGCTGGGGGTGCTTAGTTCTATTGGCTGAAATATTGTGTGAAAAGCTCGCCACGTTTTATCCAGAGGCTTTTGATATCTTGTTTCAATGCTTGAGAGAGGACAATGCTGTTCCCACTGGAGGACTTGGCAAGGTTCCTTCCTCCCAGGTGCACGGGGTGCTAAAAACAAACCTGCAATTGCTATCTCTTCAAAAGCTCGGTCTCCTCCCATCATCTGTTCAGAAGCTACTGCTGTTCAATTCGCCATTATCCCAGCTGCGTTTGCATCCAAATCACCTTGTGACGGGAACGGTAGCTGCCACTTATCTTTTTTTGCTTCAACATGGGTGTGATGGAGTTGTTGGACAGGCCATTTCATCTTTGATTGCAGAGTTGGGGTTACTGAAAGGTATGCTTGAGAAGAAATGGAATAATGGGAATGTTCAGCTGTCTAACATAACCGATAATTCCAATGGGAAGTTGTCGAATAGCCAAGGGTATTCGGACATTGAGTTGGTTGCTTTGGTTAAATTCGATTTGAAAATCTTGCTAAGTTGTGTTGGCTCAAGTACTGGTGGGAGTATGCTCGACCAGATGGACGTTACTGCTTCTCGCCATGAGGGGTCAGCGAAGCTTGcatcttttatttttgaaaagttgAATCCTTTTGAGTTCCCCATTCAAGGTTGTGTGGAGTTGCAAGTGCATGTCGTGAGGACATTGCGTAAGCTCAGCGAAGTTGAATACTTGAGTAAATCTGCTATGAGTAAAAATTCTCAGAAGATGGCCTCAGCTGATATTGATTTCAATAATGGGCATTATTTTGTTATTCTTGAGTATTTGAGGAAGTATAGTACATATATCGTTAGAGCTCTCGATGCTTCTTCTCCCCTCACAGTTAAACTAGAAGCCCTAGAATGGATCCGTAGCTTTTGTGGGTCCATCATAACTATGAATAAGGAGTTGAATATGACCAATTATTTTTCTGAAGTGCGTGAATATGTCAGTATCAACAATACTATGCTTTTCTCAGTTTTGGATGCAGCATCGGATAGAGAGTTGAAGGTGAGGTCTCATGTCGCAACCGTCTTGGAATTACTTCTGCTTGCAGGGCTTATTCATCCTGGAAAATTTTACTCTGTAACAGAAGCTATCCTTGAAAGACTTGGGGATCCGGACAGTGCTATAAAAAATGCATTTGTGAGGTTACTTTCGATTGCCTTGCCCATTACAATTTATGAATGTGGTGCTTTCGAGGATGAAGTTGGTAGTCCTTGTAGGCATGGTGGTATTGGGTCATCAGTCAATAGACCATGCTTGCACTGGAAGCAAGTGTTTGCACTAAAGCAGCTGCCCCGGCAACTTCACTCACAGCAGCTTGTATCCATTTTGACTTACATTTCACAAAGGTGGAAGGTTCCTCTTTCTTCATGGATCCAACGGCTTGTTTTTAGCTGTCATGCTGCTAAGGACTTTGTTTCCAGTCAGCTAGAAGAAACGGGAAGCCTTAGTGCCAATGGTCTATGGATGGATTTAAAAGTAGATGGGAATGTGCTGGATAAGGTTTGCTCGGTAAACAATCTGGCGGCTGCTTGGTGGGCCATACAGGAAGCAGCCCGACACTGTATTTCAGTTCGCCTTCGGACCAACCTTGGTGGACCCACCCAGACGTTTGCAGCTTTAGAACGGATGCTTTTAGATGTGGCACATGTGCTTCAGCTAGACTCCGAACAAAATGAAGGCAACTTGAATATCAGCTCTTCCAGTGCTCACCTGTTGCCAATGCGGTTACTGTTGGATTTTGTTGAAGCTCTGAAGAAAAATGTCTATAATGCTTATGATGGGTCTTCTGTCTTACCATGTGCACCCCGCCAGAGTTCCTTGTTCTTTCGGGCGAACAAGAAGGTCTGTGAAGAGTGGTTTTCACGCATGTGCGAGCCAATGATGAATGCTGGATTGGCACTGCAGTGTCATGCTGCTACTGTTAACTACTGCATGCTACGTTTGCAAGACTTTCGAAATCTAGTTGTGTCATCTTTGAAGGATAAATCCCGCACACAAGTAGCTGACAATCTCCATAACCTTAAAACCCGATTCGCGGGAGATGTCTTGCGGATCCTAAGGCATATGGCCTTGGCCTTGTGTAGGAGTCATGAACCAGaggctttgattggtcttcaaaaATGGGTGGCGATGACATTTTCACCATTGTTTGTGGAGGAATCCCAGCTCATCCCTGGCCATACTGGAAGCTTGGGACCTTTCTCATGGATCATTGGACTTGTCTATCAGGCACGGGGCCAGTATGAAAAGGCTGCGGCCCACTTTTATCACTTGCTCCAGACTGAGGAAGCACTCAGTTCTATGGGTTCTGATGGCGTACAGTTTGCTATAGCACGTATCATTGAGAGTTATACTGCAGTATCTGATTGGAAGTCTTTGGAAACATGGCTTCTAGAGCTACAGGCACTCCGGGCAAAGCATGCTGGGAAAAGCTATTCTGGTGCTTTGACAACAGCTGGGAACGAAATGAATGCAATCCTTGCTTTAGCGCGCTTTGACGAAGGCGATACTCAAGCAGCATGGGGCTATCTTGATTTGACTCCTAAAAGCAGCAATGAACTTGCACTCAATCCTAAACTCGCTTTGCAGAGAAGCGAGCAGATGCTTTTGCAGGCAATGCTTGGAAGGGAGGGGAAGCTAGATAAGGTATCTGAGGAAATGGGAAAGGCCAAGTTGATGCTGGAGGAGGCTCTGTCTGTCATTCCCCTAGATGGGTTGACTGAGACCGCAGCTTATGCCACCCAGCTTCATTGCATTTTTGCTGTAGAAGAAGGTTGCAGGACTAATATACAAGGTGACACAAAACAAAATCCATCTCTTTTAAGTTCATTACGCCAAGTTGTGGAATTGCCATTTAATACAGTTCATCAAGACTGCAGTTCGTGGTTAAAGGTTTTGCGGGTCTATCGCACTATCATGCCAAACTCACCTGTAACTCTTCAACTCACTCAGAAACTGATTGGGTTGGCTCGCAAGCAGAAAAATTTCATGATGGCCCATCGTTTGAACCAGCACCTCAAAAATCATCTCTTGGCTGAAGGGGAGTATAATTTGCTTACTAAAAATTTGCAGTATGAGAGCATCCTACTTATGTATGCAGAGGATAAGCAAGAAGATGCTCTGATGAATCTGTGGTCATTGGTTAAAACTTATATGTTGTCTCCAACAATGATAGTTTCAGGCACTGATAAGACACTGAAGGCCAAGGCATGCTTGAAACTCGCAACTTGGTTGAGACGAGGGTATTCGAGTAGGAATTTCCAGGATGTTCTTCAGAAGATGCATTCCGATTTCACAGAGGTCAAgaaatctggtgcttcatccctcgACGGCGATGATAACTTAACCTCCAACATGAACTGTGGTCTGATACTTGAGGAAGTTGTGGGTATGGCCACAAAAATTTCTTCTATTCTTTGTCCCATGATGGGCAAGTCATGGCTTTCTTATGCCTCTTGGTGTTATAGTCAAGCCCAAGTTTCCCTTTCTATTCCTGATACTGCCCTCCACTCTTGCACTTTGTCTCCTGTTCTTCTTCCCGAACTTCCGTCAGACAGGTTTCGGCTGACGGAAGAAGAGATATCAAGAGTGGAAGCAATCATATTGAAGCTTTTCAGTAACAGTCGAGATTTGGAGGATGCAAATGATGCTGGTGAAGAACATATTATTTGGCCTGGGTCTGCCGAGCATTTGAAAAATGAGGCTTCTGTGAAGGCTTTGGTGCAGAGTGCAGTATATTTGATTGAAGCAGCAGCTGGGGCGCCTGCAGTGGAAAGCTCCAATGGTGAATTCCCATCTGCTGTACTAACTTCTCAGTTGCAGATGTCTTTCCTCCATGCAAATGCTGGCGTAGAGAAAGCTGGCATCTTAGCTTCAATTAGTGAGCTGGTTGATGTTTGGTGGTCGTTAAGGCGGAGAAGGCTCTCGCTCTTTGGACATGCTGCTCATGGATATTTGCAATTCCTTTCTCATTTGTCCTCCAGACTTCAGGGGAGTCGGGGGGCAAGCTCTCATCTTGATTTCACAAAGCAAAAGGCTGGAAACTGCACTCTCAGGGCATCGTTGTATGTGCTACATATTCTTCTGAACTATGGAGTAGAATTAAGAGATACACTTGAACCAGGTCTTGCCACAGTTCCTCTGCTGCCATGGCAG GAAATTACACCCCAGTTATTTGCTCGGTTAAGTTCTCATCCCGAGCAAGTGGTCCGGAAACAATTGGAAGGCTTGTTGATGATGCTGGCCAAGCTATCTCCCTGGTCTATTGTGTACCCTACACTTGTTGATGTAAATGCTTATGAAGGGGAGCCTTCAGAGGAGCTTCAACACATAATTGGCTGTTTG GGCAAGCTTTATCCGAGATTAATTCAAGATGTTCAACTTGTGATAAATGAACTAGGTGTAGTGACTGTTCTATGGGAAGAACAGTGGTTGAGCACGCTTCAAGATCTCCATACAG ATGTCATAAGGCGGATCAATATGCTGAAAGAGGAAGCTGCACGTATTGCAGAGAATTCCACTCTTAGTCACAGCGAAAAGAACAAAATAAATGCTGCAAAATACTCTGCTATGATGGCTCCTATTATTGTGGCATTGGAGCGCCGTCTGGCTTCCACTTCCCGAAAGCCAGAAACTGCCCACGAGATGTGGTTCCACGAGGAGTACGGGGAGCAACTGAAATCAGCCATCTCAACCTTCAAGACTCCTCCTGCATCTGCATCAGCACTTGGAGATGTATGGCGACCATTCGGTGCTATTGCAGCTTCATTAGCAGCCCATCAGAGGAAGTCATCAGTTTCTTTGAGTGATGTGGCCCCACAACTGGCGCAGCTCCCATCCTCTGATGTTCCAATGCCCGGACTCGAGAAGCAAATCTCAATGCTGGATTCCGCTGGTGGTCCCACCACTGATCTTCAAGGCATAGTCACAATTTCTTCTTTCTGTGACCAAGTGACTATTTTATCAACCAAGACAAAACCCAAGAAACTTGTTATACTAGGATCAGACGGTCAAAAGTACACCTATCTTCTTAAGGGGCGAGAGGATCTGCGTCTCGATGCTAGAATCATGCAGCTGTTGCAAGCTATTAACAGTTTTCTTTATGCATGTACTGATACTCGTAGCCGTTCCCTTGCCATTCGTTACTACTCTGTGACGCCAATTAGTGGGCGGGCCGGTCTCATCCGTTGGGTAGATAATGTCATAAGCATATATAGCATCTTCAAGTCTTGGCAGAACAGAGTCCAGCTAGCACAGCTCTCTGCAATGGGTGCTGGCAATGTGAATAATGCTACTGTTCCACCAGTTCCACGGCCGAGCGATATGTTCTATGGGAAGATCATACCTGCATTAAAAGAGAAGGGCATACGTAGAGTAATCTCACGAAGAGACTGGCCTCATGATGTCAAAAGAAAGGTTCTTTTGGAGCTTATGAAAGAGACTCCAAAGCATATTCTTCATCAGGAAATTTGGTGTTCTAGTGAAGGATTCAAAGCTTTCAGTTCAAAGTTGAAgag GTTTTCTGGTAGTGTAGCGGCCATgagcatggtgggccacattctggGTCTAGGTGATAGACATTTGGATAATATTCTCATCGATTTCCATAGTGGTGATGTTGTCCATATAGACTACAACGTTTGTTTTGATAAAGGGCAAAGATTGAAAATTCCCGAGATTGTGCCCTTCCGCCTTACCCAGACAATCGAAACAGCATTAGGATTGACAGGAATTGAAGGTATGTACAGGGCAAACTGTGAGGCTGTTCTTGGCGTTCTCCGGAAGAATAAAGATATAATCTTAATGCTGTTGGAAGTATTTGTTTGGGACCCACTCGTAGAGTGGACACGTGGAGATGGCCATGATGAAGCAGTGATTGGTGGTGAAGAAAGAAAGGGCATGGAGTTGGCAGTTAGCTTGAGTTTATTTGCCTCTCGAGTGCAAGAAATCCGCGTTCCTTTACAG gAACATCACGATCTTTTGCTGTCTACCATACCGGCTGCTGACTCTGCACTTGAG AGGTTTTCAGATGTGTTAAACCAATATGAGGTCGTCTCTGCTCTGTTTTATCGCGCCGATCAGGAGAGATCAAACCTCCTCCTTCATGAGACATCTGCAAAGTCAATTGTGGCTGAAGTAACCTGTAATTCAGAAAAAACCCGTACCTCTTTTGAAGTACAAGCTCGTGAGTTTGCTCAAGCAAAAGCCGCTGCAGCTGAGAAAGCCCAAGAAGCAGTCATTTGGATGGAGCAACATGGAAGAGTCCTTGACGCATTACGGAGCGGCTCGATTCCAGAAGTCCAAGCATGCATGGAACTCAGTAGTATGGAAGAGGCTTTATCTCTTACATCTGCAGTTGTGGTGGCAGGTGTCCCGCTGACAATTGTTCCGGAGCCCACACAAGCACAATGCCATGATCTGGATAGGGAAGTTTCTCAGCTCATTACTGAGTTGGATGGTGGGCTTTCTTGTGCAATAACTGCACTCCAGGCATATGCCTTAGCATTACAAAGAGTCCTTCCATTAAATTACATTACGACTAGTCCGGTGCATGGTTGGGCCCAGGTTCTGCAACTATCAGTTACTAACCTTTCCTCCGATACTCTCGATCTTGCTGGCAGACAGGCTGCTGACCTTATTGCAAAGGCCCAAGGGAACGGTCTAGATTCCATTAGGCAAAGGTATGAAGACCTGTGTGTTAACGTGGAGAAATATGTAACAAAAATAGAGAAAGTTGAAGAAGAGTGTTCTGAACTGGTGAGCTCTATTGGAACAGATACGGAAGCAAAATCCAAGGACCGCTTGCTATCTGCTTTCACAAAATATATGCAATCTGCAGGATATTCAAGGAAAGAAGATGACAGGGTGAAGGATCTTAAAGGAGATGTTGAAGAGAAGAAGGCAAAGGTGTTGTCGGTTTTATACATTGCTGCGGGTGCACTGTATGATGAGGTTAAAGGCAAGGTGCTTGACATCTCAAGTAAATCCTCTGGCCAAATTGGCTCGATACCTGGAGAAGATAGTCTAAGCCCTAATATAGGAATTACTTTCGGTGAATTTGAAGAGCAGATAGAGAAGTGTGCCCTTGTTTCAGGGTTTGTACACGAACTTCAGCAGTTGAttggtgtggatttagcacatgtGGGTACAGATATGGACACAATAAAATACCCTTCCCTAGGAAATTGGGCTTCTATTTTTCAAGCCAGTATACTTTCCtgtaggattttggttgggcagaTGATGGAAGTTGTACTCCCGGAGATAATAAGATCAGTTGTTTCATACAACTCAGAGGTAATGGACGCCTTCGGGTCTCTTTCGCAAATCCGCGGTTCCATTGATACAGCTCTGGAACAGCTTGTAGAGGTCGAATTAGAAAGAGCATCTCTAGCAGAACTTGAGCAAAACTACTTTGCGGACGTTGGGCTCATCACAGAGCGGCAATTGGCTTTTGAAGAAGCTGCTTTGAAGGGTAGGGATCATCTGTCATGGGAAGAGGCCGAAGAGCTTGCGACACAAGAAGAAGCTTGTAGAGCACAGTTGGAGCAGCTCCATCAAACATGGAACCAGAAAGACATGCGCAATTCTTCTCTGGCAAAGAGGGAAGCTAATCTTAGAAATTCACTGACTTCTGCTGAACGGCGGTTTTCATCTTTAATAAGCGTTGAACAAAGTGGTGATTTGCGGGTCATGAGAAGCAAGGCCCTTCTTGCCACATTGGCAAAACCCTTCGCCGAGTTGGActccattgatcaaattttatcttcttttgttaccAATGATTCCTATGCCTCATCTTCATTTAGTTTAGCGGATATGATGACATCTGGATATTCGCTAtcagaatcaatctggaaatttGCAAGCTTATTGAACAACCATTCCTTCTTTATTTGGAAAATTGGTATCGTGGACTCCTTCCTTgattcatgcatacatgacatatctTCTTCTGTTGATCATAACTTGGGTTTTGATCAGCTCTACAATATCCTGAAGAAGAAGCTTGAAGTTCAGCTTCAAGAACGTGTGAGTCAGTACTTACAAGAACGCGTTGCTCCAGTTCTCTTGTTGCGGttggagaaagaaaatgagaatttgAAACAACTAACAGAAGCAACAAAAGATTTCATctcagatgaagtgaaaagagaTGTTGGAGCCGTGAAGAAAGTGCAGCGGGCACTCGAAGAATACTGTGATGCCCACGAGACTGCTAGGGCTGCAAGGTCGGCAGTTTCTCTTATGAAAAGGCAAGTGAGTGAGCTCACCGAGACACTTCGCAAGACAAGCTTAGAGATTGTTCAGATGGAATGGCTGCATGACCTTTCCTTGCCATACCTACGTAAAAACCAGGCCATATCTCTGAATTACCTCGGTGATGATAAGTTATCTCCCACAATCCTCAATCTTAACAGATCCAAATTGTTGGAAAGTATACAGTCCGCCATGTCTACTATAGCTAAATCAGTGGAGTGCCTCCAAGCCTGTGAAAGGACTTCTGTGTCGGCAGAAGGGCAGCTTGAAAGAGCCATGGGATGGGCTTGTGCAGGCCCAAGTACCAGCAATTCATTGGTCAAGAACTCTGGAATACCACCTGAATTCCATGATCATCTAATGAGACGTAGACAGTTACTATGGGCTACTCGAGAACAGGCATCGGATATTATCAAGATTTGCACGTCTG
- the LOC131219075 gene encoding xanthotoxin 5-hydroxylase CYP82C4-like produces MTFKNIADPKMSQAVAFQSNSDLSVYYRCGFHGTLGVMADKYGPVFMPRLGTRRTLIVSGWEIAEECFTTNDKVQATRPKSASGDNMSYNYAMFGFAPYGACWRAPMQPAARTESIKIRQLMERSSYLSGVFVVSDALPFLKWMDLQGHESAMRGIAKELDTLISSWLKEHRHKRVSGETDGEQDFMYVMVSIMEDAHISSYDPDTIIKATSQIHIEAGTDTTAVALSWAVSLLINNPDVLKKAQDELDIHIGKDRNADESDIKNLTYLQAIVKETLRLYPPAPLAIPHMAMEDCQIGGYHVAKGTHVMLNLWRVHRDPSVWLDPSEFRPERFLTTHVGTDVKGQNFELIPFGSGRRSCPGMSLALPVLHLTLARLLHGFDLSHWVGLST; encoded by the exons ATGACCTTCAAGAACATAGCAGACCCCAAAATGTCACAAGCAGTCGCCTTCCAATCAAACTCCGACCTCTCAGTCTACTACCGATGTGGATTTCATG GAACCCTTGGTGTCATGGCCGATAAGTACGGCCCAGTGTTCATGCCGCGGCTTGGTACGCGTCGAACGCTCATTGTGAGTGGTTGGGAAATAGCTGAGGAGTGCTTTACTACCAATGACAAGGTTCAAGCTACCCGGCCCAAGAGCGCGTCGGGCGACAACATGAGCTATAACTATGCCATGTTCGGGTTCGCCCCTTATGGGGCCTGCTGGCGAGCTCCTATGCAACCGGCGGCTCGA ACCGAGTCAATCAAAATCAGGCAACTGATGGAGAGATCATCTTATCTAAGCGGGGTGTTTGTTGTATCCGACGCACTTCCATTCCTTAAGTGGATGGATTTGCAAGGCCATGAGAGTGCCATGAGGGGAATCGCTAAGGAACTTGACACTCTCATCTCAAGTTGGCTGAAGGAGCATCGTCACAAGAGGGTATCAGGTGAGACAGACGGCGAGCAGGATTTTATGTATGTAATGGTGTCGATCATGGAGGACGCCCACATCTCTAGCTACGATCCTGATACCATTATCAAGGCAACTTCACAG ATCCACATCGAAGCTGGGACGGACACGACTGCCGTCGCCCTCTCATGGGCCGTCTCCTTATTAATAAACAACCCAGACGTTTTGAAGAAGGCCCAAGATGAATTGGACATCCATATCGGCAAGGACAGAAATGCAGACGAATCAGATATCAAGAACCTGACATACCTCCAAGCAATCGTCAAAGAGACTCTACGGTTGTACCCACCAGCACCGCTTGCAATACCACACATGGCCATGGAAGACTGCCAAATAGGCGGCTACCACGTCGCAAAAGGTACACATGTGATGCTGAACCTCTGGAGGGTGCATCGAGACCCATCTGTATGGTTAGACCCATCCGAATTCCGACCTGAGAGATTTCTGACCACTCATGTGGGAACTGATGTTAAGGGCCAGAATTTTGAGCTGATCCCATTTGGGTCAGGTCGACGATCGTGCCCTGGAATGTCACTTGCCCTTCCGGTCTTGCACTTGACATTAGCCCGCCTACTTCATGGCTTTGATTTGTCCCATTGGGTGGGCCTATCGACATGA